A window of Aliarcobacter trophiarum LMG 25534 contains these coding sequences:
- the rimO gene encoding 30S ribosomal protein S12 methylthiotransferase RimO, protein MKFSEEKPKKKLHMVSLGCTKNLVDSEVMLGKLKDYELTDDESQADLIIVNTCGFIDSAKEESINTTLNLHNERKKESVLVMAGCLSERYKEDLQKELTEIDIFTGVGDYDKIDKLVHEKRSSFSNEVFLASEENDRVITGSNYHAYVKLSEGCNQTCSFCAIPSFKGKLHSRTLESLIKEVKNLVNNGYKDFSFVSQDSSSYLRDLGQNDGLEQLIEAVEKIEGVKTARILYLYPSTTTHNLIDKIANSKIFVNYFDMPLQHISQNMLKIMKRGKGAEKLIELMQYMKSKPNSFVRTTFIAGHPGESEDDFEELCSYVESFGFDRANVFSYSDEEGTLAETRDDKIEQDLVDERAEILGDIISKTTTNSLENDIGKTFEVYIDGESDEHEYLLSARKTLWAPQIDGEIYINDNELEEQIIFGEIYEVIATELAGDKLLAKVLRKI, encoded by the coding sequence ATGAAATTTAGTGAAGAAAAACCAAAAAAGAAACTACATATGGTAAGCCTTGGCTGTACAAAGAATTTAGTTGATAGTGAAGTAATGTTGGGAAAACTTAAAGATTATGAACTAACAGATGATGAGTCACAAGCTGATTTAATAATAGTAAATACTTGTGGTTTTATTGATAGTGCAAAAGAAGAGAGTATAAACACAACTTTAAATCTACATAATGAGAGAAAGAAAGAGTCTGTTTTGGTTATGGCTGGATGTTTAAGTGAAAGATATAAAGAGGATTTACAAAAAGAGCTTACTGAAATTGATATTTTTACAGGAGTTGGAGATTACGATAAAATCGATAAACTTGTACATGAAAAAAGAAGTAGTTTTTCAAATGAGGTTTTTTTAGCAAGTGAAGAGAACGATAGAGTAATAACAGGTTCAAATTATCATGCTTATGTAAAATTAAGTGAAGGGTGTAATCAAACTTGCTCATTTTGTGCAATTCCATCTTTTAAAGGAAAACTTCACTCAAGAACTTTAGAATCACTTATAAAAGAGGTTAAAAATCTAGTAAATAATGGGTATAAAGATTTCTCTTTTGTATCTCAAGATTCATCATCTTATTTGCGAGATTTAGGGCAAAACGATGGATTAGAACAGTTAATTGAAGCAGTTGAAAAAATAGAAGGTGTAAAAACTGCAAGAATTTTATATCTATATCCTAGTACAACAACACATAATCTTATAGATAAGATTGCAAACTCTAAAATCTTTGTAAACTATTTTGATATGCCACTTCAACATATCTCACAAAATATGCTAAAAATTATGAAAAGAGGAAAAGGTGCTGAAAAACTAATTGAACTAATGCAATATATGAAATCTAAACCTAACTCTTTTGTAAGAACAACTTTTATAGCTGGACATCCAGGAGAAAGCGAAGATGATTTTGAAGAGCTTTGCTCTTATGTAGAAAGTTTTGGTTTTGATAGAGCAAATGTTTTTTCATACTCTGATGAAGAAGGAACTCTTGCTGAAACTAGAGATGATAAAATAGAACAAGATTTAGTAGATGAAAGAGCAGAGATTTTAGGAGATATTATCTCAAAAACAACTACAAACTCTTTAGAAAATGATATTGGGAAAACTTTTGAAGTGTATATAGATGGAGAGAGTGACGAACATGAGTATCTTTTAAGTGCTAGGAAAACTCTTTGGGCACCACAAATTGATGGAGAAATTTATATAAACGACAATGAACTTGAAGAGCAAATAATCTTTGGTGAGATCTATGAAGTAATTGCTACAGAGCTTGCAGGTGACAAACTTCTAGCAAAAGTATTAAGAAAAATATAA
- a CDS encoding HPP family protein: MNLFYKLFAKNNRENFDISNLFWSWIGSFLGLISIAYFHKNFLDDSDLLLVLSSFGASAVLIYGAINSPLAQPKNLIGGHVISAIIGVSCYKLFGGNLLLATAIAVSSSILIMQLTFTLHPPGGATALIAVIGTPQIHDLGYLFVLVPVLSGAVILFLIAFVINNIPKNRAYPEAYKNYLKKHYQRYKRKRLKKRRKT; encoded by the coding sequence ATGAACCTATTTTATAAACTTTTTGCAAAAAACAATAGAGAAAACTTTGATATATCAAATCTTTTTTGGTCTTGGATTGGCTCTTTTTTGGGTCTTATATCAATTGCATATTTTCATAAAAACTTTTTAGATGATAGTGATTTACTATTAGTTTTAAGCTCTTTTGGAGCTAGTGCTGTACTAATCTATGGAGCAATTAATTCGCCACTTGCACAACCAAAAAATCTAATAGGTGGACATGTAATTAGTGCAATTATAGGAGTTTCTTGTTATAAACTTTTTGGTGGAAATCTTCTTTTGGCAACAGCAATTGCTGTATCTAGTTCTATATTAATTATGCAGTTAACTTTTACCTTGCATCCTCCAGGTGGTGCTACAGCTTTAATAGCAGTTATTGGAACTCCACAAATTCATGATTTGGGATATTTGTTTGTATTAGTTCCTGTGTTAAGTGGAGCGGTGATACTTTTTTTGATAGCTTTTGTTATAAATAATATTCCAAAAAATCGAGCATATCCAGAAGCTTATAAAAACTATCTAAAAAAACACTATCAAAGATATAAAAGAAAGAGGTTAAAAAAGAGAAGAAAAACTTAG
- a CDS encoding Wzz/FepE/Etk N-terminal domain-containing protein, which translates to MKNNFTNNQSMNEDEIDLRELFITIWNKKIFIIIFTFIVTSIAFLYILLKNPNPIYEGKIYFEMGEMKGETFGSKLIENTNDLAMLINITFDENIIDNKNSNLENPSAKLSKGTTKILEIKYEDEDRELIKNELNKIKEFILARHEGISKLYNIAINTKQIGEMKISKEAINKPKKALIVTVAFVTGFILSIFLVFFMQFINSFKEEKN; encoded by the coding sequence ATGAAAAATAACTTTACAAACAATCAATCAATGAATGAAGATGAGATTGATTTAAGAGAACTATTTATAACTATCTGGAATAAAAAAATATTTATTATAATATTTACTTTTATAGTTACTTCTATAGCTTTTTTATATATTTTGTTAAAAAATCCAAATCCTATTTATGAGGGGAAAATATATTTTGAAATGGGTGAAATGAAAGGTGAAACATTTGGAAGTAAACTTATTGAAAATACAAATGATTTAGCAATGCTAATAAATATTACCTTTGATGAAAATATTATTGATAATAAAAATAGCAACTTAGAAAACCCTAGTGCAAAATTAAGTAAAGGTACAACAAAAATTTTAGAAATAAAATATGAAGATGAAGATAGAGAACTTATCAAAAATGAATTAAACAAAATAAAGGAATTTATTCTAGCAAGACATGAAGGTATTTCAAAGCTTTATAATATTGCTATTAACACAAAACAAATTGGTGAAATGAAAATCTCAAAGGAAGCTATAAATAAACCAAAAAAAGCCTTAATAGTAACTGTTGCATTTGTAACAGGGTTTATATTATCAATATTTTTAGTATTTTTTATGCAATTTATAAATAGCTTCAAAGAGGAAAAAAACTAA
- a CDS encoding PhnA domain-containing protein, protein MGILEDLIKRAENSCELCKCQNDLDIFEVSPSDGSIEQSALLCPKCQSQFEQNCELDQNHWYCLSEAMWSETPAIKVLSYRMLKKLDNQELLDMIYLDDETLSWANKGLEEFNNSVVQKDCNGVILNAGDTVTIIKDLEVKGAGFTAKRGTAVRNISLGSEDGQIEGRVNGVKIVILTQFVKKS, encoded by the coding sequence ATGGGTATTTTAGAAGATTTAATAAAAAGAGCAGAAAATAGTTGTGAACTTTGTAAGTGTCAAAATGATTTAGATATTTTCGAAGTATCTCCAAGTGATGGCTCAATAGAGCAATCTGCACTTTTATGTCCAAAATGTCAATCACAATTTGAACAAAATTGCGAATTAGATCAAAATCATTGGTATTGTCTTAGTGAAGCTATGTGGAGTGAAACTCCTGCTATTAAAGTTCTATCATATAGAATGCTAAAGAAGCTGGATAATCAAGAGCTTTTAGATATGATTTATTTAGATGATGAAACTTTATCTTGGGCAAATAAAGGCCTAGAAGAATTTAACAATAGTGTTGTACAAAAAGATTGTAATGGTGTAATCTTAAATGCTGGAGATACAGTTACTATTATAAAAGATCTTGAAGTAAAAGGTGCTGGATTTACTGCAAAAAGAGGAACTGCTGTAAGAAATATCTCACTAGGAAGTGAAGATGGGCAAATAGAAGGTCGTGTAAATGGTGTTAAAATAGTTATTTTAACTCAATTTGTAAAAAAATCTTAA
- the tilS gene encoding tRNA lysidine(34) synthetase TilS, whose protein sequence is MDLDFSRIKNSKNLLAFSGGVDSSALFFLLLNSKTNFDIAIVNYNIREQSKDEVEYALNLANKYDKKIFLKDVKLESSSNFEKNARDIRYNFFKEIIKENSYQTLITAHQLNDRLEWFLMQLSKGAGLLELFGMKEFEEKKDYSIFRPLLNISKDELEKYLKEHKIKYFIDSSNIDEKYKRNYFRHNFSDKFLNEFQDGIKNSFSFLENDLNSLNIKLNPIITLEELEVFENLKDNNLNLRVIDKSLKQRGFLLSQKERIEILKQKEITISHKINIAITKDYIFIAPKAEINLTKEFKEFCRIKKIPQNIRAYIFLKKLEINF, encoded by the coding sequence ATGGATTTAGATTTTAGTAGGATAAAAAATAGCAAAAATCTTCTAGCCTTTTCAGGTGGAGTTGATAGTAGTGCTCTTTTTTTCTTACTTTTAAACTCCAAAACTAATTTTGATATCGCAATTGTAAATTATAATATAAGAGAGCAATCAAAAGATGAAGTTGAATATGCTTTAAACTTAGCTAATAAATATGATAAAAAAATCTTTTTAAAAGATGTAAAATTAGAAAGCAGCTCAAACTTTGAAAAAAATGCAAGAGATATAAGATATAATTTTTTCAAAGAAATTATAAAAGAAAATTCCTATCAAACTCTTATTACAGCTCACCAATTAAATGACCGTTTAGAGTGGTTTTTAATGCAACTATCAAAAGGTGCTGGGCTACTTGAACTTTTTGGAATGAAAGAGTTTGAAGAGAAAAAAGATTACTCAATTTTTCGCCCACTTTTAAATATAAGTAAAGATGAATTAGAAAAATATCTAAAAGAGCATAAAATAAAATATTTTATAGATAGTTCAAATATAGATGAAAAATACAAAAGAAACTATTTTAGACATAATTTTTCGGATAAATTCTTAAATGAGTTCCAAGATGGAATTAAAAATAGTTTCTCTTTTTTAGAAAATGATTTAAACTCTTTAAATATAAAGTTAAATCCAATAATAACTCTTGAAGAGTTAGAAGTTTTTGAGAATTTAAAAGATAACAATCTCAACCTTAGAGTTATTGATAAATCTTTAAAACAAAGAGGTTTTTTACTTAGTCAAAAAGAGCGAATTGAGATATTAAAACAAAAAGAGATTACAATCTCACATAAAATTAATATTGCAATTACAAAGGATTATATATTTATAGCGCCAAAGGCAGAAATTAATTTAACAAAAGAGTTTAAAGAGTTTTGTAGGATTAAAAAAATCCCACAAAATATAAGAGCTTATATCTTTTTAAAAAAACTAGAGATTAATTTTTAA
- a CDS encoding META domain-containing protein, with product MFKKSNLILAVFVAVFFGACSLKSGDDMKNSSLENSKWELISLNQKEIKKLEKVANINFEKDRVFGNLGCNNFFGAYKLNKDSLEIGQVGSNMMMCIDMSVENEFSKVLQNVKTYKIDNSSLIFFDKDVVEIAKFRKE from the coding sequence ATGTTTAAAAAATCAAATTTAATTTTAGCAGTTTTTGTAGCAGTTTTTTTTGGTGCTTGTAGTTTAAAAAGTGGTGATGATATGAAAAATAGTAGTTTAGAAAATAGTAAATGGGAACTAATAAGTTTAAATCAAAAAGAGATAAAAAAGCTTGAAAAAGTTGCTAATATCAATTTTGAAAAAGATAGAGTTTTTGGAAATTTAGGATGTAATAACTTTTTTGGAGCTTATAAATTAAATAAAGATAGTTTAGAAATAGGGCAAGTTGGAAGCAATATGATGATGTGTATTGATATGAGTGTAGAAAATGAGTTTTCTAAAGTTTTACAAAATGTAAAAACTTATAAAATAGATAATAGTAGTTTAATCTTTTTTGATAAAGATGTAGTAGAAATAGCGAAATTTAGAAAAGAGTAG
- a CDS encoding OmpA family protein, with translation MYKKDRKEEENFWVSYADLMAGLLFVFILVIASIVIKYLYTQHSLEDSEDAKSQLFYELAKTKNMYEKSLEDLKGVNQKIVLSNKEVEKLKALLLEYDINIKDEKSKNESLNLALSDSSNQITLKDEELKLLADKLLVQTQIHQKMVEDFDIAKLKIKTLTGIKLNVIAKLKEKLGNSINVDEKSGAIKFSSNILFDQNSYILKEEAKKELSSVLKNYLSLLLDDKEISKYIENITIEGHTNSDGTYLANLLLSQQRALAVMQFLYEGNIVDKKLLSTFVNSSGRSSADLILDKKGLEDKDASRRIEIKFNIKNEEAIKEIQKYLDKQNENRVQ, from the coding sequence ATGTATAAAAAAGATAGAAAAGAAGAGGAGAACTTTTGGGTCTCTTATGCCGATTTGATGGCAGGTTTACTTTTTGTATTTATTTTAGTGATTGCTTCAATAGTTATAAAATATCTATATACACAGCATAGCCTTGAAGATAGTGAAGATGCAAAATCACAGCTATTTTATGAGTTGGCGAAAACAAAAAATATGTATGAAAAGAGTCTTGAAGATTTAAAAGGTGTTAACCAGAAAATAGTTTTAAGCAATAAAGAGGTTGAAAAATTAAAAGCTCTTTTACTTGAGTATGATATTAATATAAAAGATGAGAAGAGTAAAAATGAGAGTCTGAATTTAGCTTTAAGTGATAGTTCAAATCAGATTACTCTCAAAGATGAAGAACTAAAACTTCTAGCTGATAAGCTTTTAGTTCAAACACAAATTCACCAAAAAATGGTAGAGGATTTTGATATTGCAAAACTAAAGATAAAAACTCTAACAGGGATAAAGTTAAATGTTATTGCTAAATTAAAAGAGAAATTAGGAAACTCTATAAATGTAGATGAGAAAAGTGGGGCTATAAAATTTTCATCAAATATCTTATTTGACCAAAACTCTTATATTTTAAAAGAGGAAGCAAAAAAAGAGTTAAGTAGTGTTTTGAAAAATTATCTTTCACTGTTACTTGATGATAAAGAGATATCAAAATATATAGAAAATATAACTATTGAAGGTCATACAAATAGTGATGGAACATATTTGGCAAATCTTTTGTTGTCACAACAAAGAGCATTGGCTGTTATGCAGTTTTTATATGAAGGAAATATCGTAGATAAAAAGCTTTTAAGCACTTTTGTAAACTCAAGTGGAAGAAGTTCTGCTGATCTTATTTTGGATAAAAAAGGGCTTGAAGATAAAGATGCTTCAAGAAGAATTGAGATTAAATTTAATATTAAAAATGAAGAGGCTATAAAAGAGATACAAAAATATTTGGATAAACAAAATGAAAATAGAGTTCAATGA
- a CDS encoding substrate-binding domain-containing protein, which yields MSLKRTSIALIASTLLVTTLSAREQIKIVGSSTVYPFSSSVAEEFGATTSFPTPVVESTGTGGGMKLFCAGVNTNTPDIANASRQMKASEFKMCQENGVTDITEALIGFDGIAIAQSSKVQGFNVTKEQLALAVAKEVPDALGKTLIANPYKKWSDISNNLPNREIIVYGPPKSSGTRDSFEELVLQAVFEKKAAYTDLFKKDEVANKKYKTYSEIRTDGVYVESGENDNLIVQKLTKNEAAIGIFGYSFLAENKDKVVAISIDNILPTVETIANASYPVARSMYFYIKNQHSKDVPALREFTKLFVSEKMIGEDGILTEIGLIPLTNSVKTKARAKVLNSEKLKVENLKH from the coding sequence ATGAGTTTAAAAAGAACATCTATAGCTTTAATAGCAAGTACACTATTGGTTACAACTTTAAGTGCAAGAGAGCAAATAAAAATTGTTGGTTCATCAACAGTTTATCCTTTTTCATCTTCTGTTGCTGAAGAGTTTGGAGCTACAACATCATTTCCAACACCAGTTGTTGAATCAACAGGAACAGGTGGTGGAATGAAACTATTTTGTGCTGGAGTTAATACAAATACACCAGATATTGCAAATGCTTCAAGACAGATGAAAGCAAGTGAATTTAAAATGTGTCAAGAAAATGGTGTTACAGATATAACTGAAGCCTTAATTGGTTTTGATGGAATTGCTATTGCACAAAGTTCAAAAGTACAAGGATTTAATGTAACAAAAGAACAATTAGCACTAGCTGTTGCAAAAGAGGTTCCAGACGCTCTTGGAAAAACACTTATTGCAAACCCTTACAAAAAATGGTCAGATATTAGTAATAACCTACCAAATAGAGAAATCATTGTTTATGGACCACCAAAATCATCAGGAACTAGAGACTCTTTTGAGGAGTTAGTTCTTCAAGCTGTATTTGAGAAAAAAGCAGCTTATACTGATTTATTTAAAAAAGATGAAGTTGCAAATAAGAAATATAAAACATATTCTGAAATTAGAACAGATGGTGTTTATGTTGAAAGTGGAGAAAATGACAACTTAATAGTACAAAAACTTACAAAAAATGAAGCTGCTATTGGTATATTTGGATACTCATTCTTAGCAGAAAACAAAGATAAAGTTGTAGCTATTAGCATCGATAATATTTTACCAACAGTTGAGACTATTGCAAATGCTTCATATCCAGTAGCAAGGTCTATGTACTTTTATATAAAAAATCAACACTCAAAAGATGTTCCAGCTTTAAGAGAGTTTACAAAACTTTTTGTATCTGAAAAGATGATTGGAGAAGATGGAATTTTGACTGAAATTGGACTTATTCCATTAACAAATAGTGTAAAAACAAAAGCTAGAGCAAAAGTTTTAAATAGTGAGAAATTAAAAGTAGAAAATTTAAAACACTAA
- a CDS encoding L,D-transpeptidase, which yields MKKSIILIPFLSIFLFANSPKYTIAVCATANLENALFCKKRIFDNMDGEVFIVKQNNRYFTNINIYTDKEKAQIDLKNSSKYVKEQKPYVKALDENIAIRVRKDKLFIDMDNKTTIKQEFEVKKQNIDQIKEQNHENSSVNIPIVSMIPENLEILGSLPYNIEEQKIDKTIDNKETNIKNELKSDIDFGNQVSNDNLSKKDEEELLQTSLNEFDLQQIKEPKSNQSFTNSYEKKVSKPLIQKANIKNLMSYDELIVKVDSKTNIMDLFAKSGQNEQKIKSYIVSTGKNSIKKPLGEGRITQISLNPVWYPTADTKRSFAKKGIILPDVVPPNHKYNYMGLAKLNLTHSVDGNTTYRIHGTLNEKTLGSNESAGCIRMKNNDVVELAILLEEFAKLRSLNKVKVILI from the coding sequence ATGAAAAAATCTATAATTTTAATACCATTTTTATCTATTTTCCTCTTTGCAAATAGTCCAAAATATACAATAGCAGTCTGTGCAACAGCAAATCTAGAAAATGCTCTTTTTTGTAAAAAAAGAATTTTTGATAATATGGATGGTGAGGTATTTATTGTAAAACAAAATAATAGATATTTTACAAATATAAATATCTATACAGATAAAGAGAAAGCTCAAATCGACCTTAAAAACTCATCAAAATATGTAAAAGAGCAAAAACCATATGTAAAAGCTTTGGATGAAAATATTGCTATTAGAGTAAGAAAAGATAAACTTTTTATTGACATGGATAATAAAACTACTATAAAGCAAGAGTTTGAAGTAAAAAAACAAAATATAGATCAAATAAAAGAGCAAAACCATGAAAATAGCTCTGTTAATATTCCAATTGTATCAATGATACCAGAAAACCTAGAGATTTTGGGAAGCTTACCTTACAATATAGAAGAGCAAAAAATAGATAAAACTATTGATAATAAAGAGACAAATATAAAGAATGAACTAAAAAGTGATATAGATTTTGGAAATCAAGTTTCAAATGATAATTTAAGCAAAAAAGATGAAGAAGAACTTTTACAAACTAGTTTAAATGAATTTGATTTACAACAGATAAAAGAGCCAAAGAGTAATCAAAGTTTTACAAACTCTTATGAAAAAAAAGTTTCAAAACCACTTATACAAAAAGCTAATATAAAAAATCTTATGAGTTATGATGAATTAATAGTAAAAGTGGATTCAAAAACAAATATTATGGATCTTTTTGCAAAAAGTGGTCAAAATGAACAAAAGATAAAAAGCTATATTGTTTCAACAGGAAAAAATAGTATAAAAAAACCTTTAGGAGAAGGGAGAATCACACAGATTTCTCTAAATCCAGTTTGGTATCCAACTGCTGATACTAAAAGAAGCTTTGCAAAAAAGGGAATTATTTTACCAGATGTAGTTCCTCCAAACCATAAATACAACTATATGGGACTAGCAAAATTAAATCTAACTCATAGCGTTGATGGGAATACAACCTATAGAATTCATGGAACTCTAAACGAAAAAACTTTAGGAAGCAATGAAAGTGCAGGATGTATTAGAATGAAAAATAATGATGTTGTAGAACTAGCAATTTTACTAGAAGAGTTTGCCAAGCTCAGAAGTCTAAACAAAGTAAAGGTTATTTTGATATAA
- a CDS encoding MotA/TolQ/ExbB proton channel family protein, whose product MFKEEDLFELNSKINRKCKPFSRVFTLLTIPSVLFVLVILCYLNILPLKVEIHTVILIGFIYIIYLFFIRHNAYFVACKFRTLSGDLQLSLLEYINKNLLTIADTSKANGSVDDFLQDYTSNLRNSNFSTIASGIFPTLGILGTFISIALSMPDFTSSNIVALDSEITKLLGGVATAFYVSIYGIFLSIWWIFFEKFGLSRFHHDSYLIKESTKNFFWTKIDIESLHIKSNLDNFTNMNKIFEELTSSKAIQGINKSIEQRAKSIDELLQKEYMLSLRIDENIVNFEKLVKVVENLSLQSNSQAMIFKDISENLNKNIFELNSHMNNLSSENLKAIYSNIVKSIETMKSDMEKIEWKFEEGLKESLRQIDEQTTNIVKDLTIFKELSK is encoded by the coding sequence ATGTTTAAAGAGGAAGATCTTTTTGAGTTAAACTCAAAAATAAATAGAAAATGTAAACCGTTTTCAAGAGTTTTTACACTCCTAACAATCCCTAGTGTGCTTTTTGTATTAGTTATTTTATGTTATTTAAATATTTTGCCACTAAAAGTTGAGATACATACAGTTATTTTAATAGGTTTTATATATATTATTTATCTATTTTTTATTAGGCATAATGCCTATTTTGTAGCTTGTAAGTTTAGAACTTTATCTGGTGATTTGCAACTTTCACTTTTAGAGTATATAAATAAGAATCTTCTTACAATTGCAGATACTTCAAAAGCAAATGGAAGTGTAGATGATTTCTTACAAGATTATACAAGTAATCTAAGAAATAGTAATTTTTCAACAATTGCTAGTGGTATTTTTCCAACTCTAGGAATTTTAGGAACTTTTATCTCTATTGCTTTATCAATGCCTGATTTTACATCTAGTAATATTGTGGCTCTTGATAGTGAGATTACAAAGCTTTTAGGTGGAGTAGCTACTGCTTTTTATGTCTCTATTTATGGAATATTTTTATCTATTTGGTGGATATTTTTTGAAAAGTTTGGACTTAGCAGATTTCACCATGATAGCTATCTTATAAAAGAGAGCACAAAAAACTTCTTTTGGACAAAAATAGATATTGAATCACTTCATATAAAGAGTAATTTAGACAATTTTACAAATATGAATAAGATTTTTGAAGAGTTGACATCAAGTAAAGCTATACAAGGTATAAACAAATCAATAGAGCAAAGAGCAAAAAGTATTGATGAATTACTTCAAAAAGAGTATATGTTATCTTTAAGGATTGATGAAAATATTGTAAATTTCGAGAAATTGGTAAAAGTTGTAGAAAATTTATCTTTACAATCAAATTCACAAGCTATGATTTTTAAAGATATTTCAGAGAATTTAAACAAAAATATTTTTGAGTTAAATTCTCATATGAATAATTTAAGCAGTGAAAATTTAAAAGCAATTTATTCAAATATTGTAAAAAGTATTGAAACTATGAAAAGTGATATGGAAAAAATTGAGTGGAAATTTGAAGAGGGATTAAAAGAGTCTTTAAGACAAATAGATGAGCAAACTACAAATATTGTAAAAGATTTAACAATATTTAAAGAGCTTTCAAAGTAG
- the panC gene encoding pantoate--beta-alanine ligase gives MLVVKTIEELKEIRKGLNGTIGFIPTMGALHDGHISLIKRAKEENELVIVSIFVNPTQFLKGEDLSTYPRKAEADIKICQMCKVDYLFMPEINAIYENDEVLIKAPQNSYVLEGFTRPGHFDGVLQVVLKLFNLTQPTNAYFGKKDAQQLALIGQMVKNLFIPINIVACDIVREISGLAMSSRNIYLSVEQKEEALKISKSIYMAGNLISKGERSSKLVKNKIYEVLAGLDVEYVKVVDKKFNEIEVIEPSNTIILVVVRFGSIRLLDNIWM, from the coding sequence TTGTTAGTAGTAAAAACTATTGAAGAGTTAAAAGAAATTAGAAAAGGTTTAAATGGAACTATTGGTTTTATCCCTACAATGGGAGCTTTACACGATGGACACATCTCACTTATAAAAAGAGCAAAAGAGGAAAATGAGCTTGTAATTGTATCTATTTTTGTAAATCCTACTCAATTTTTAAAGGGTGAAGACTTAAGCACATATCCTAGAAAAGCAGAAGCAGATATAAAAATTTGTCAAATGTGTAAAGTGGACTATCTTTTTATGCCAGAAATAAATGCTATTTATGAAAATGACGAAGTTTTAATTAAAGCTCCACAAAATAGCTATGTATTAGAGGGCTTTACAAGACCTGGACATTTTGATGGAGTTTTGCAAGTTGTTTTAAAACTATTTAATCTAACTCAACCCACAAATGCATATTTTGGGAAAAAAGATGCTCAACAACTAGCACTTATAGGTCAAATGGTAAAAAACCTTTTTATTCCTATAAATATTGTAGCTTGTGATATTGTAAGAGAGATTAGTGGTTTGGCTATGAGTAGCAGAAATATTTATTTAAGTGTTGAACAAAAAGAGGAAGCTCTTAAAATCTCAAAATCAATATATATGGCAGGAAACCTAATATCAAAAGGTGAAAGAAGCTCAAAATTAGTAAAAAATAAGATTTATGAAGTATTAGCTGGACTTGATGTTGAGTATGTAAAAGTTGTAGATAAAAAATTTAATGAAATAGAAGTTATAGAACCTTCAAATACAATAATCTTAGTGGTTGTAAGATTTGGTAGCATAAGACTTCTTGATAATATTTGGATGTAG